One genomic segment of Thioclava sp. GXIMD2076 includes these proteins:
- a CDS encoding dihydrodipicolinate synthase family protein, translating into MSKLTGKDLHGLTVATVLPFLEDMSIDWAGYDRVLDHCACPAGITAVLVNGHAGEGGALSDAERVEVIHRTRAKIGTKPLLAGVIAHATDVAIDQARQAEAAGADCIVVFPAIPLGGGASLTARAPGAYVEAIARAVSLPVSIFQYPLGSGMGYAPKVLAEIASVPGVIAVKEGCDSILAYDENLRALRASAPDVAVLASNFNWFLPQLAIGCDGILSGLISLVPDLFIDLWAAANTNDLAVLRAANDRLYPVIRAIYHEQPVMDMHTRMKTGLKEMGIIANDAPRAPLMPVLPEQRAKIVAALRATGQLAEHV; encoded by the coding sequence ATGAGCAAACTGACAGGCAAGGATCTGCATGGCCTCACGGTCGCGACCGTTCTGCCGTTCCTTGAGGATATGTCCATCGACTGGGCGGGCTATGACCGCGTGCTGGACCATTGCGCCTGCCCTGCGGGGATCACGGCGGTGCTGGTCAATGGCCATGCGGGCGAGGGCGGCGCGCTCAGCGATGCCGAGCGCGTCGAGGTAATCCACCGCACCCGCGCCAAGATCGGCACCAAACCGCTTCTGGCAGGCGTGATCGCCCATGCGACCGATGTGGCCATCGATCAGGCGCGTCAGGCCGAGGCCGCAGGCGCCGATTGTATCGTGGTCTTTCCCGCCATTCCGCTGGGAGGGGGCGCCTCGCTGACCGCCCGCGCCCCCGGAGCCTATGTCGAGGCCATCGCGCGGGCCGTCTCGCTACCAGTGTCGATCTTCCAGTATCCGCTCGGGTCGGGCATGGGCTATGCGCCAAAGGTGCTGGCCGAGATCGCCTCTGTGCCGGGTGTGATCGCGGTGAAGGAAGGCTGTGACAGCATCCTCGCCTATGACGAGAACCTGCGCGCCCTGCGCGCATCGGCCCCCGATGTGGCGGTGCTCGCCTCGAATTTCAACTGGTTCCTGCCGCAGCTGGCCATCGGGTGCGACGGGATCCTGTCGGGGCTCATCAGCCTTGTGCCGGATCTGTTCATCGATCTGTGGGCCGCCGCAAATACGAATGATCTCGCGGTCTTACGCGCAGCCAATGACCGTCTCTATCCTGTGATCCGTGCCATCTACCATGAGCAGCCGGTTATGGATATGCACACGCGAATGAAGACCGGACTGAAAGAGATGGGCATCATCGCCAATGACGCGCCCCGTGCGCCCCTGATGCCGGTGCTGCCCGAGCAAAGGGCCAAGATCGTCGCCGCCCTGCGCGCGACCGGACAGTTGGCCGAACATGTCTGA
- a CDS encoding MaoC/PaaZ C-terminal domain-containing protein — MYDPKSFDDLEVGDKVTLNKTVTEADGALYIAATGDFGPVHIDEAYAADTRFGQRLAPGIMVAGLCTSVLTAELVGTIGVSIEDRFWFTGPVFYGDTISFSVWIAEKVEENRTIIWEASATNETGLEVLKARATLKFPRRKPAA, encoded by the coding sequence ATGTATGATCCCAAATCCTTCGACGATCTGGAGGTTGGCGACAAGGTCACCCTGAACAAGACCGTCACCGAAGCCGATGGCGCGCTCTATATTGCCGCAACCGGCGATTTCGGCCCTGTCCATATCGACGAGGCCTATGCCGCCGACACCCGTTTCGGCCAGCGCCTTGCCCCCGGCATCATGGTGGCGGGGCTGTGCACCTCGGTGCTGACCGCCGAGCTTGTCGGGACCATTGGCGTCTCCATCGAGGACCGTTTCTGGTTCACCGGCCCCGTTTTCTATGGCGATACGATCTCGTTCTCGGTCTGGATTGCCGAGAAGGTCGAGGAGAACCGGACCATCATCTGGGAAGCCAGCGCCACTAACGAGACCGGACTCGAGGTTCTCAAGGCCCGCGCCACGCTGAAATTCCCCCGCCGCAAACCTGCCGCCTGA